GATAGTGGACGTGTTTCCATAATTGAAACAATGTCACCAACTGATGCTAATAATTTTTCGTCGTGAACAGCGAAACGTTTTACTACTCTATAACGTTTTGAGTATAAAGAGTGTGAACGGTAGCTTTCAACTTCAACAAAAATTGTTTTGTCGCCACGAACTGAAGTAACTTTACCAGTTAAACTTTTACGTG
This genomic interval from Mycoplasma miroungigenitalium contains the following:
- the rpsQ gene encoding 30S ribosomal protein S17, with protein sequence MERTTTRKSLTGKVTSVRGDKTIFVEVESYRSHSLYSKRYRVVKRFAVHDEKLLASVGDIVSIMETRPLSKTKHFRLVEIKQKAARGEE